One segment of Syntrophales bacterium DNA contains the following:
- a CDS encoding Fe-S-containing hydro-lyase — protein SGIIYTGRDAAHKRMIELVNAGKELPIDVKGQIIYYVGPTPARPGNPIGSAGPTTSYRMDAYAPKMMELGLKGMIGKGNRAPEVVEAMRKYKAVYFGATGGAGAVLSRSIKKAEVVAYEELGPEAIRRLEVEDFPAVVINDVRGNDLYVEGAKKYRKA, from the coding sequence TTTCCGGCATTATCTACACGGGAAGGGATGCTGCCCACAAGCGGATGATCGAGCTTGTCAATGCGGGCAAGGAATTGCCTATCGACGTCAAGGGCCAGATAATCTACTACGTCGGTCCGACCCCGGCCCGGCCGGGGAATCCTATCGGTTCGGCAGGTCCGACGACAAGTTATCGGATGGACGCCTACGCCCCCAAAATGATGGAATTGGGCCTGAAAGGGATGATCGGCAAGGGAAACCGCGCTCCCGAGGTAGTCGAGGCGATGCGAAAATATAAGGCCGTTTACTTCGGCGCTACCGGCGGCGCCGGCGCTGTCCTGTCCAGGAGTATCAAAAAGGCCGAGGTCGTTGCCTATGAGGAGTTGGGACCGGAGGCGATCCGTCGTCTGGAGGTGGAAGATTTTCCGGCGGTTGTCATCAACGACGTCCGGGGGAACGATCTTTATGTAGAAGGCGCCAAGAAATATCGAAAAGCTTGA